From the Magnetococcales bacterium genome, one window contains:
- a CDS encoding GAF domain-containing protein: MKMRFQNWVIVTTTSLVILLSSIFLVTVFGKFTNMSEENAQERFSLIAQQAVGEIVGMVRHNARFVTTQTRDELSHFVDHGHINPQALFTSFVNSLEADPTLYSHYFGLENDEFFQVIAIRGDVRIQVALKAPHNAFFAMRTILRENETSRQETWRFYDENRRFISERQDPAKYAPTERVWYKSALGSGTLAVTPPYLFSSTGELGLTVAAPLAERTGALGTDISLFSLNTFLSQISLTPNGAILMLDGDGRVLAFHSPGKLFDGVSVTALTPLEKIDDPFLKSLHTTRATGVSEVTSLGEGSRTRKFVVSRHVSPPIGGLAFQVVSLAPMSDFSEPIDKARQDVLFASLAILLVLLPLALLGSRQVVQSLQSLASNSERLKQLDFSTEPHKPESFLYEINALGEAQVVMQHSIKQRTSELKLAEEKLARLVANGIQLAREQDRTVLLRHILFGAREIAQCAAATLFLKTERNTLSFALRTNEEPLPAFEIPLLNPVTGQANDKFVVVYAALNNQTVIIDDVYRETRFDLSGTKRFSEASGFRTVSMLTVPLSPREGEVIGLLQLLNALDPVSGEVIAFPKELIGFVEALAAQSAVALENQNLIEAQKVLMDSLIKIIASAIDAKSPYTGGHCERVPELAVMLAEEATKVSEGPLASFRFVTEDEWREFRVGAWLHDCGKVVTPEYVVDKATKLETIYNRIHEIRTRFEILLRDAEIGRLQAIAAGETIERATAAFEVRKKQLLEDFAFVAECNIGGEYMDPGKVERLERIARETWWRHFDDRLGLSHEELKRYDRMPRATLPVEETLLADKPHHLLPRGEDVALDPKYGFQINVPPNLYNFGELYNLRIARGTLTDEERYKVNEHIVQTIVMLDQMPFPKHLRRVPEYAGTHHETLTGSGYPRKLTLEGLSVPSRIMAIADIFEALTASDRPYKKAKTLSESVKILSFFKKDRHIDPDLFDLFLTSGVYRRYGEHYLLPEQLDEVDISRYVG; the protein is encoded by the coding sequence ATGAAGATGCGTTTTCAAAACTGGGTGATTGTTACAACAACCTCTCTTGTAATTTTGTTATCATCCATCTTCCTGGTCACCGTCTTCGGCAAATTCACCAACATGTCCGAGGAAAACGCCCAGGAGCGCTTCTCCCTCATCGCCCAACAGGCCGTCGGGGAAATCGTCGGCATGGTGCGCCACAACGCCCGCTTCGTCACCACACAAACCCGGGACGAACTGAGTCACTTCGTCGATCACGGTCACATCAACCCCCAGGCGCTCTTCACCTCCTTCGTCAACTCCCTGGAAGCCGATCCAACCCTCTACTCACACTACTTCGGCCTGGAAAATGACGAATTTTTTCAAGTCATCGCCATTCGCGGCGATGTTCGTATCCAAGTCGCTCTGAAAGCCCCGCACAACGCTTTTTTCGCCATGCGCACCATTCTTCGGGAAAACGAAACCAGCCGACAGGAGACTTGGCGCTTCTACGACGAAAACCGCCGCTTTATTTCGGAACGGCAGGATCCGGCCAAATACGCCCCGACCGAACGGGTGTGGTACAAATCCGCCCTCGGTAGCGGCACACTCGCGGTGACACCCCCCTACCTCTTCTCCTCCACCGGAGAGCTGGGCCTCACGGTGGCCGCCCCCCTTGCGGAGCGCACCGGCGCACTGGGTACCGACATCAGTCTGTTCTCCCTGAATACCTTTCTCTCCCAAATCTCCCTGACGCCGAACGGCGCCATTCTCATGCTGGACGGCGACGGGCGCGTGCTGGCTTTTCACAGCCCCGGTAAACTCTTCGACGGCGTGTCGGTAACCGCTTTGACCCCTTTGGAGAAGATCGACGATCCCTTCCTGAAATCCCTGCATACCACCCGCGCCACCGGCGTCTCCGAGGTCACCTCTCTTGGAGAGGGCAGCCGGACCCGGAAATTCGTGGTGTCGCGGCATGTCTCTCCCCCCATCGGTGGTTTGGCCTTCCAGGTGGTCAGCCTGGCGCCCATGAGCGATTTCTCCGAACCCATCGACAAAGCCCGTCAGGATGTGCTGTTCGCCTCCCTGGCCATTTTGCTGGTCCTGCTGCCCCTGGCCCTGCTCGGTTCCCGGCAGGTGGTACAGTCGCTGCAATCCCTGGCCAGCAACTCCGAACGCCTCAAACAGCTCGACTTCTCCACCGAACCCCACAAGCCGGAGTCGTTCCTTTACGAAATCAACGCCCTCGGTGAAGCCCAGGTGGTCATGCAACACTCCATCAAACAGCGCACCTCGGAACTGAAACTCGCCGAAGAAAAACTGGCCCGCCTGGTCGCCAACGGCATTCAACTCGCCCGGGAGCAGGATCGCACCGTGCTGTTGCGCCACATCCTCTTCGGGGCCCGGGAGATTGCCCAGTGCGCCGCCGCCACCCTCTTTCTCAAAACGGAACGGAATACCCTGAGCTTCGCCTTGCGCACCAACGAAGAGCCCTTGCCCGCTTTCGAGATTCCGTTGCTCAATCCCGTTACCGGACAGGCCAACGACAAATTTGTCGTTGTCTATGCCGCATTGAACAATCAGACCGTCATCATCGACGACGTCTATCGGGAGACCCGGTTCGATCTTTCCGGCACCAAGCGGTTCAGCGAGGCTTCCGGCTTTCGTACCGTCTCCATGTTGACCGTGCCCCTTTCGCCGCGCGAAGGGGAGGTGATCGGACTGTTGCAACTGCTCAACGCCCTCGATCCGGTCAGCGGCGAGGTGATTGCCTTCCCCAAGGAGTTGATCGGCTTCGTCGAAGCCCTGGCGGCCCAATCCGCCGTGGCGCTGGAGAACCAGAATCTGATCGAAGCCCAGAAAGTGCTCATGGATTCGCTGATCAAGATCATCGCCAGCGCCATTGACGCCAAAAGCCCCTATACCGGCGGCCACTGCGAACGGGTTCCGGAATTGGCGGTCATGCTGGCCGAAGAGGCCACCAAGGTTTCAGAAGGCCCACTGGCCTCCTTCCGCTTCGTCACCGAGGACGAATGGCGGGAATTCCGCGTCGGGGCCTGGCTGCACGACTGCGGCAAGGTGGTTACCCCGGAGTATGTGGTGGACAAGGCCACCAAGCTGGAGACCATCTACAATCGCATTCACGAAATTCGCACCCGCTTCGAGATCCTGTTGCGGGATGCCGAGATCGGACGGCTGCAGGCCATCGCTGCCGGAGAGACGATCGAACGGGCGACAGCGGCATTTGAGGTACGCAAAAAGCAATTGCTGGAAGATTTCGCCTTTGTGGCCGAATGCAATATCGGTGGCGAATACATGGACCCCGGCAAGGTGGAACGATTGGAACGCATTGCCAGGGAGACCTGGTGGCGTCATTTCGACGATCGTTTGGGACTCTCCCACGAGGAACTCAAACGCTACGACCGGATGCCGCGAGCGACGTTGCCGGTGGAAGAAACGCTGCTGGCGGACAAGCCGCACCATCTTCTGCCCCGTGGAGAGGATGTGGCGCTGGATCCGAAGTACGGTTTTCAGATCAACGTGCCCCCGAATCTCTACAATTTCGGCGAACTGTACAACCTGCGCATTGCCCGGGGCACCTTGACCGACGAGGAACGATACAAGGTCAACGAGCATATCGTTCAAACCATCGTGATGCTGGATCAAATGCCGTTTCCGAAACATTTGCGGCGGGTTCCGGAGTATGCCGGCACGCATCACGAAACGTTGACCGGCAGCGGCTATCCACGAAAACTGACCCTGGAGGGGCTTTCGGTACCGTCGCGCATCATGGCCATTGCCGATATTTTCGAGGCGTTGACGGCTTCGGACCGGCCTTACAAGAAGGCCAAGACCTTATCGGAGTCGGTGAAGATCCTCTCGTTCTTCAAGAAGGATCGGCACATCGATCCCGATTTGTTCGACCTGTTTCTGACTTCGGGAGTGTACCGGCGTTACGGGGAGCATTATCTCCTGCCGGAGCAGTTGGATGAGGTGGATATCTCCCGATATGTCGGGTAG
- the smpB gene encoding SsrA-binding protein SmpB, which yields MSGVIATNRKAHFNYEILESFEAGVMLSGTEVKTIRAGKLNLNESYGILQGGELFLFNANIPVYSHGNIFNHDPVRSRKLLVHRHELRRLIGVTREKGLTLIPLKAYWKNGKVKIEVGIGRGKKLHDKRDTIRERDWQMEKQRLMKDSRDSD from the coding sequence ATGTCCGGCGTCATCGCCACCAATCGAAAAGCCCATTTCAACTACGAGATCCTGGAATCCTTCGAAGCCGGCGTCATGCTCTCCGGCACCGAGGTGAAAACCATCCGCGCCGGAAAGCTCAATCTCAACGAGTCTTACGGCATCCTGCAAGGGGGTGAGCTGTTCCTCTTCAACGCCAACATTCCCGTCTACAGTCACGGCAACATTTTCAACCATGATCCGGTCCGGTCCCGCAAGCTCCTGGTGCATCGGCACGAGCTGCGCCGTCTCATCGGCGTCACCCGGGAAAAGGGGTTGACGCTCATTCCCCTCAAAGCCTACTGGAAAAACGGCAAGGTCAAGATTGAGGTCGGCATCGGGCGGGGCAAAAAGCTTCACGACAAGCGGGATACCATCCGCGAGAGAGACTGGCAGATGGAGAAACAGCGACTGATGAAAGACAGCCGGGATTCCGATTGA
- a CDS encoding c-type cytochrome yields MPDLFPNRLLRNLLLSAGALWLAEPALAGTAAEVARGKLLAEACRACHHLDGKTRQGLAGPSLVGVWQRQAGTVPHYSYSEGMRAKSRACLIWNGETLEAFLTSPSKVVPGTHMSFNASLGPAERPQVIAYLSTLGKPPAVSRLALRLRESAEGHPTRAIDPERVSAGQEEARKCTACHDLTSQRKILIGPPLWGVWGRAVASSPGFCYSEAMRRLPSDLVWNERSLSLFLEDPPGMVAGTRMLFTGVKAEKRRLGLIGFLRTLQ; encoded by the coding sequence ATGCCTGACCTTTTCCCTAACCGCCTGCTCCGGAACCTCCTGCTGTCGGCGGGTGCGCTGTGGCTTGCCGAACCCGCCCTGGCCGGCACCGCCGCGGAGGTCGCGCGGGGCAAGCTGCTCGCCGAGGCCTGCCGGGCCTGTCACCATCTGGATGGCAAAACCCGGCAGGGACTGGCCGGTCCCTCTCTGGTCGGCGTTTGGCAGCGGCAGGCGGGTACCGTACCCCACTATTCCTATTCCGAAGGCATGCGGGCCAAAAGTCGGGCGTGCCTGATCTGGAACGGTGAAACCCTGGAGGCCTTTCTCACTTCGCCTTCCAAAGTCGTGCCGGGAACCCATATGAGCTTCAACGCCTCCCTCGGCCCGGCGGAACGCCCCCAGGTGATCGCCTATCTCTCCACCTTGGGCAAACCCCCGGCGGTCAGCCGGTTGGCCTTGCGGCTGCGCGAATCCGCCGAAGGCCATCCCACCCGGGCCATCGATCCCGAGCGGGTGAGCGCCGGACAGGAGGAGGCCCGCAAATGCACCGCCTGCCACGATCTCACCTCCCAGCGCAAAATCCTCATCGGCCCCCCTTTGTGGGGGGTGTGGGGCCGAGCGGTGGCCAGTTCACCGGGATTCTGTTATTCGGAAGCCATGCGTCGTCTGCCTTCCGATCTGGTTTGGAACGAACGTTCCCTCTCCCTTTTCCTGGAAGATCCTCCGGGTATGGTTGCCGGCACCCGCATGCTCTTTACCGGGGTGAAGGCGGAAAAACGCCGCCTGGGGTTGATCGGTTTCCTGCGCACCTTGCAGTAG
- a CDS encoding 4-hydroxy-tetrahydrodipicolinate synthase → MFKGVFTALITPFRDGEIDQVALAGLVEFQIANGIHGLVPCGTTGESATLSHDEHREVIRRVVELVGGRVPVLAGTGSNCTRESVELTRYAKSVGANGALLITPYYNKPTPDGLVAHYETIARSVDLPLVLYNVPGRTAVDMKAETVLRLVHLPQVVGIKEATADLERAARLHAACGDSFTLLSGDDGTFLPFLAIGGHGVISVTSNVAPHRMVKLWERWQAGDLFGARQEHEALLPLHALMFCETNPIPVKAAAVLRGLCTPEIRLPLTPLSEGRREALRQAMARLGLLPEGHA, encoded by the coding sequence ATGTTCAAAGGCGTCTTCACCGCACTGATCACCCCCTTCCGGGATGGCGAGATCGACCAGGTCGCTTTGGCCGGCCTGGTGGAATTTCAAATCGCCAACGGCATACACGGCCTGGTACCCTGCGGCACCACCGGCGAATCGGCCACCTTGAGCCACGACGAACACCGCGAAGTCATTCGCCGGGTGGTGGAGCTGGTCGGGGGTCGCGTACCGGTGCTGGCCGGAACCGGATCGAATTGTACGCGGGAATCGGTGGAGTTGACACGCTACGCCAAAAGCGTGGGCGCCAACGGGGCCCTGTTGATCACCCCTTATTACAACAAACCCACCCCCGATGGTCTGGTGGCCCACTACGAAACCATCGCCCGCTCCGTGGACCTGCCGCTGGTGCTTTACAACGTGCCGGGACGCACCGCCGTGGACATGAAGGCCGAAACCGTGCTGCGTCTGGTTCATCTGCCCCAGGTGGTGGGCATCAAGGAGGCCACCGCCGATCTGGAACGGGCCGCGCGCCTGCACGCCGCCTGCGGGGACAGCTTCACCCTGCTTTCCGGCGATGACGGCACCTTCCTGCCCTTCCTGGCCATCGGCGGCCACGGGGTGATCTCGGTCACTTCCAACGTGGCTCCCCACCGCATGGTCAAACTGTGGGAACGCTGGCAGGCCGGAGACCTGTTCGGCGCCCGACAGGAACACGAGGCCCTCTTGCCGCTGCACGCCCTGATGTTCTGCGAAACCAATCCGATTCCCGTCAAAGCGGCGGCAGTTCTGCGGGGGCTGTGTACTCCCGAGATCCGCCTCCCGCTGACCCCTCTTTCCGAGGGCCGTCGGGAAGCCCTGCGTCAGGCCATGGCGCGACTCGGCCTTCTCCCGGAGGGGCATGCCTGA
- a CDS encoding L,D-transpeptidase: MSIPQTVVAEAREKLLAGGWREENPALVVWGQGQRLFAMDHRGVVAVWPVSTARTGFGNRENSGCTPPGLHRIHACYGEGQPLGAVFKSRQPTGEVVPESREAPRDLITTRILWLEGLEEGCNRGPGIDSRERYIYIHGTDDVARLGQPVSAGCVRMHPEHIAALYEQVDTATLVLILSAENAQPTSRKDLRNGQPVENVDLAPG; the protein is encoded by the coding sequence ATGTCAATACCGCAAACCGTGGTGGCCGAAGCCCGGGAAAAGCTGCTGGCGGGTGGCTGGCGGGAAGAGAATCCGGCCCTGGTGGTCTGGGGCCAGGGACAACGGCTCTTTGCCATGGACCACCGGGGGGTCGTCGCGGTGTGGCCGGTCAGCACCGCCCGGACCGGTTTCGGCAATCGGGAAAACAGCGGCTGCACCCCGCCCGGCCTGCATCGCATTCACGCCTGTTATGGGGAGGGCCAACCTTTGGGTGCGGTGTTCAAAAGCCGTCAACCCACGGGAGAGGTGGTGCCGGAGAGCAGGGAAGCGCCAAGAGACCTGATCACCACCCGCATCCTCTGGCTGGAAGGGCTGGAGGAGGGTTGCAACCGGGGCCCGGGCATCGACAGCCGGGAACGCTACATCTACATCCACGGCACCGACGACGTGGCACGCCTGGGGCAGCCGGTCTCCGCCGGATGCGTGCGCATGCACCCCGAACACATTGCCGCCTTGTACGAACAGGTGGATACCGCTACCCTGGTCCTGATCCTGTCGGCGGAGAATGCCCAACCTACGAGTCGTAAAGATCTTCGCAATGGACAACCTGTTGAAAACGTGGACCTTGCGCCTGGCTGA